In Tripterygium wilfordii isolate XIE 37 chromosome 15, ASM1340144v1, whole genome shotgun sequence, one DNA window encodes the following:
- the LOC120015915 gene encoding chaperone protein DnaJ isoform X4, translating into MVDYYKILEVDYDATDENIRLNYLKLALWHPDKHKSDSAVTAKFQEINEAYRVLSDPDKRLDYDFTGIYEIDKYSLREYLSRFKGMILTCNGLGISHAPMGTQQLKETKEFGEEK; encoded by the exons ATGGTG GATTACTACAAAATTTTGGAGGTCGATTATGATGCAACTGATGAGAATATCAGATTGAATTATCTCAAACTTGCACTG TGGCATCCTGATAAGCACAAGAGTGATAGCGCCGTTACTGCAAAATTTCAAGAGATCAATGAAGCCTACAGAG TGTTGAGTGATCCAGATAAACGGCTTGACTATGATTTTACCGGAATTTATGAGATTGATAAGTATAGTTTACGG GAATATCTTTCTAGATTTAAAGGAATGATTCTCACCTGCAATGGACTGGGAATTAGTCATGCACCAATGGG GACTCAACAACTGAAGGAAACCAAGGAGTTTGGGGAGGAAAAATGA
- the LOC120015915 gene encoding dnAJ-like protein slr0093 isoform X3, whose amino-acid sequence MVDYYKILEVDYDATDENIRLNYLKLALKWHPDKHKSDSAVTAKFQEINEAYRVLSDPDKRLDYDFTGIYEIDKYSLREYLSRFKGMILTCNGLGISHAPMGTQQLKETKEFGEEK is encoded by the exons ATGGTG GATTACTACAAAATTTTGGAGGTCGATTATGATGCAACTGATGAGAATATCAGATTGAATTATCTCAAACTTGCACTG AAGTGGCATCCTGATAAGCACAAGAGTGATAGCGCCGTTACTGCAAAATTTCAAGAGATCAATGAAGCCTACAGAG TGTTGAGTGATCCAGATAAACGGCTTGACTATGATTTTACCGGAATTTATGAGATTGATAAGTATAGTTTACGG GAATATCTTTCTAGATTTAAAGGAATGATTCTCACCTGCAATGGACTGGGAATTAGTCATGCACCAATGGG GACTCAACAACTGAAGGAAACCAAGGAGTTTGGGGAGGAAAAATGA
- the LOC120016375 gene encoding uncharacterized protein LOC120016375: MATAFAPVSFSGGSQLKVCEHWSTKSNSFQRPSRLIVQRKSCKMGSKRNLSVQAEYSDGSRGGGGDFIAGFLLGGAVFGTLAYVFAPQIRRSLLNEDEYGFRKARRPIYYDEGLERTRQTLNEKISQLNSAIDNVSSRLRGGNNSPTVPIETDTEAEATM; the protein is encoded by the exons GTGGATCTCAGCTCAAAGTATGTGAGCATTGGTCCACAAAGTCAAATTCATTTCAGAGGCCCTCAAGACTGATAGTTCAGAGGAAATCATGTAAAATGGGAAGCAAGCGCAACTTATCAGTTCAAGCAGAATACAg TGATGGTAGTAGAGGTGGAGGCGGTGATTTTATTGCTGGTTTTCTCCTTGGAGGTGCTGTTTTTGGAACTTTAGCTTATGTATTTGCTCCCCAG ATAAGAAGATCACTGCTTAATGAAGATGAATATGGGTTTCGTAAGGCCAGGAGGCCGATATACTATGATGAAGGTCTCGAG AGAACCCGCCAGACTTTGAACGAGAAAATCAGCCAGCTAAATTCTGCTATTGACAATGTATCTTCACGATTAAGAGGTGGCAACAATTCGCCTACTGTACCTATTGAAACTGATACCGAGGCGGAAGCTACCATGTGA
- the LOC120015915 gene encoding chaperone protein DnaJ isoform X1, translating to METNDSIAAKDYYKILEVDYDATDENIRLNYLKLALKWHPDKHKSDSAVTAKFQEINEAYRVLSDPDKRLDYDFTGIYEIDKYSLREYLSRFKGMILTCNGLGISHAPMGTQQLKETKEFGEEK from the exons ATGGAAACCAATGATAGCATCGCAGCCAAG GATTACTACAAAATTTTGGAGGTCGATTATGATGCAACTGATGAGAATATCAGATTGAATTATCTCAAACTTGCACTG AAGTGGCATCCTGATAAGCACAAGAGTGATAGCGCCGTTACTGCAAAATTTCAAGAGATCAATGAAGCCTACAGAG TGTTGAGTGATCCAGATAAACGGCTTGACTATGATTTTACCGGAATTTATGAGATTGATAAGTATAGTTTACGG GAATATCTTTCTAGATTTAAAGGAATGATTCTCACCTGCAATGGACTGGGAATTAGTCATGCACCAATGGG GACTCAACAACTGAAGGAAACCAAGGAGTTTGGGGAGGAAAAATGA
- the LOC120015915 gene encoding chaperone protein DnaJ isoform X2: METNDSIAAKDYYKILEVDYDATDENIRLNYLKLALWHPDKHKSDSAVTAKFQEINEAYRVLSDPDKRLDYDFTGIYEIDKYSLREYLSRFKGMILTCNGLGISHAPMGTQQLKETKEFGEEK; the protein is encoded by the exons ATGGAAACCAATGATAGCATCGCAGCCAAG GATTACTACAAAATTTTGGAGGTCGATTATGATGCAACTGATGAGAATATCAGATTGAATTATCTCAAACTTGCACTG TGGCATCCTGATAAGCACAAGAGTGATAGCGCCGTTACTGCAAAATTTCAAGAGATCAATGAAGCCTACAGAG TGTTGAGTGATCCAGATAAACGGCTTGACTATGATTTTACCGGAATTTATGAGATTGATAAGTATAGTTTACGG GAATATCTTTCTAGATTTAAAGGAATGATTCTCACCTGCAATGGACTGGGAATTAGTCATGCACCAATGGG GACTCAACAACTGAAGGAAACCAAGGAGTTTGGGGAGGAAAAATGA